The Amycolatopsis viridis genome window below encodes:
- a CDS encoding MFS transporter, with protein MSGRLARAALYVGGLLGPFGGGVVSSMLPELSGSFGVSQAAAASALTAYLLPFALVMLVSGTFGARWGPGRTIRIAYAGYVVAAALSALAPWFWLFQISRGLQGVANAFTTPLLLTKLAASTPPSRLGRALGAFGAAQALGQTSAPLVGGLAAETDWWWAFAGIALVALVLTASPLPPDEPAGAAGTQLRDAWRPIVLWAGAVVFLAWACLAGLPFLVAFRVDDLFGLAPDVRGLVLTAYGIAGFVAARLAGTASDRFGPRAALAAGLLMGAAAIASIGLFPSLPAVTIAWAVGGVCGQLILVAVNATVLGGAGPGRSGAISVVTSLRFLGMSASPAVFTGLYRQSPVLGFLVAAGVLAAAVPLVALRPRSEDAA; from the coding sequence GTGAGCGGGCGGCTCGCCCGCGCCGCGCTGTACGTCGGAGGGCTGCTCGGCCCGTTCGGGGGCGGGGTGGTGTCGTCGATGCTGCCCGAGCTGTCGGGCAGTTTCGGCGTGTCGCAAGCCGCCGCGGCGTCCGCGCTGACCGCCTACCTGCTGCCGTTCGCGCTGGTCATGCTCGTGTCCGGGACGTTCGGCGCGCGCTGGGGACCAGGGCGGACGATCCGGATCGCCTATGCCGGTTACGTCGTGGCCGCGGCGCTGTCGGCCCTCGCGCCGTGGTTCTGGCTGTTCCAGATCAGCCGTGGCCTGCAGGGCGTGGCGAACGCGTTCACCACGCCCCTGTTGCTGACCAAGCTCGCCGCCAGCACCCCGCCCAGCCGGCTCGGCCGGGCGCTCGGCGCGTTCGGTGCCGCGCAAGCGCTGGGGCAGACGTCGGCTCCGCTGGTGGGCGGGCTGGCCGCGGAGACCGACTGGTGGTGGGCGTTCGCCGGCATCGCGCTGGTCGCACTGGTCCTCACGGCCAGTCCGCTGCCGCCGGACGAGCCGGCCGGGGCGGCGGGGACGCAGCTGCGCGACGCGTGGCGGCCGATCGTGCTGTGGGCCGGCGCGGTGGTGTTCCTGGCCTGGGCGTGCCTGGCCGGGCTGCCGTTCCTGGTCGCCTTCCGGGTGGACGACCTGTTCGGACTGGCACCGGACGTGCGTGGTCTGGTGCTGACCGCCTACGGCATCGCCGGCTTCGTGGCCGCCCGGCTGGCCGGGACGGCGTCGGACCGGTTCGGGCCGCGGGCCGCGCTGGCTGCCGGGCTGCTGATGGGCGCGGCGGCGATCGCCTCGATCGGGCTGTTCCCGTCGCTGCCCGCGGTGACGATCGCGTGGGCCGTGGGCGGGGTGTGCGGGCAGCTGATCCTGGTCGCGGTCAACGCGACCGTGCTCGGGGGCGCCGGTCCGGGGCGCAGTGGTGCGATCTCGGTGGTGACCTCGCTGCGGTTCCTCGGCATGTCCGCCTCGCCCGCCGTGTTCACCGGCCTGTACCGGCAAAGCCCGGTGCTGGGTTTCCTCGTGGCAGCCGGGGTGCTCGCGGCGGCGGTTCCGCTGGTGGCGCTGCGGCCGCGGTCAGAGGATGCGGCGTAG
- a CDS encoding metallophosphoesterase family protein codes for MPRLYATSDLHVTHTGNAPLIDEIQPDSPDDWLLVAGDVAERADAVIGTLATLKSRFAEVVWVPGNHELWTVPRDGGELRGETRYRHLVRRCRDLGVHTPEDDYLVWPHAGRPLTIAALFLLYDYSWRTPQAENASTAEALAQARAANVVCTDEFYLDPDPFPSRPDWCDHRLKISEQRLDAIPADHGTILLSHWPLHRHPTAPLRHPEFALWCGTTRTEDWHLRYRAEAAVFGHLHIPRTTWADGVRFEEVSLGYPREWRKRARGPVPLRRIL; via the coding sequence GTGCCCCGCCTCTACGCCACCAGCGACCTCCACGTCACCCACACCGGCAACGCGCCGCTGATCGACGAAATCCAGCCGGACTCCCCGGACGACTGGCTGCTCGTCGCGGGGGACGTCGCCGAGCGGGCCGACGCCGTCATCGGCACCCTCGCCACGCTCAAGTCCCGCTTCGCCGAGGTGGTGTGGGTGCCGGGCAACCACGAACTGTGGACCGTCCCGCGCGACGGCGGCGAACTGCGCGGCGAGACCCGCTACCGGCACCTCGTGCGGCGCTGCCGCGACCTGGGCGTCCACACCCCCGAGGACGACTACCTGGTCTGGCCGCACGCCGGCCGCCCGCTCACCATCGCGGCGCTGTTCCTGCTCTACGACTACAGCTGGCGCACTCCCCAGGCCGAGAACGCGTCCACGGCCGAGGCGCTCGCGCAGGCCCGCGCGGCGAACGTGGTGTGCACCGACGAGTTCTACCTCGACCCGGACCCGTTCCCCAGCCGGCCGGACTGGTGCGACCACCGGCTCAAGATCAGCGAACAGCGGCTGGACGCCATCCCCGCCGACCACGGCACCATCCTCCTGTCGCACTGGCCGCTCCATCGCCACCCGACGGCGCCGCTGCGTCATCCCGAGTTCGCGCTGTGGTGCGGCACCACCCGCACCGAGGACTGGCACCTGCGCTACCGGGCCGAGGCCGCGGTGTTCGGGCACCTGCACATTCCGCGCACGACGTGGGCCGACGGCGTCCGCTTCGAGGAGGTGTCCCTCGGCTACCCGCGCGAGTGGCGCAAGCGGGCACGGGGGCCGGTCCCGCTACGCCGCATCCTCTGA
- the mshC gene encoding cysteine--1-D-myo-inosityl 2-amino-2-deoxy-alpha-D-glucopyranoside ligase yields MKTWSSVPLPYVPGTPRALRLYDTATGQVRPTAPGKTARMYVCGITPYDATHLGHAATYLAFDLVNRVWRDSGHTVHYVQNVTDVDDPLLERAERDSDDWVVLGLRETALFREDMEALRVLPPKQFVGAVESIPEIVEAISKLLADGAAYRADDPEYPDIYFDRSATGRFGYESGYDAQTMAKFFAERGGDPDRRGKRDPLDALLWRCARPGEPSWESELGPGRPGWHIECSAIAVNRLGMGFDVQGGGSDLIFPHHEYSAAHAEALSGEHPFARHYVHGGMIGLNGEKMSKSRGNLVFVSRLRADGVNPNAIRLALFAGHYRSDRSWTDDLLTTAQERLARWREAVALPSGPEADDTIARLRDHLADDLDTVNAMRAVDAWADEAIRQGGRDTGAPALIRVAVDALLGVEL; encoded by the coding sequence ATGAAGACTTGGTCCTCGGTGCCCCTGCCGTACGTGCCGGGCACTCCGCGCGCCCTCCGGTTGTACGACACGGCCACCGGGCAGGTGCGCCCCACCGCGCCCGGCAAGACGGCTCGGATGTACGTCTGCGGCATCACCCCGTACGACGCCACCCACCTCGGGCACGCGGCGACCTACCTCGCGTTCGACCTGGTCAACCGGGTCTGGCGGGACAGCGGCCACACGGTGCACTACGTGCAGAACGTGACCGACGTCGACGACCCGCTGCTGGAGCGCGCCGAACGGGACTCCGACGACTGGGTGGTCCTCGGACTGCGTGAGACCGCCTTGTTCCGCGAGGACATGGAGGCGCTGCGGGTGCTGCCGCCAAAGCAGTTCGTCGGCGCGGTGGAGAGCATCCCGGAGATCGTCGAGGCCATCTCGAAGCTCCTGGCCGACGGCGCCGCCTACCGGGCCGACGACCCGGAGTACCCGGACATCTACTTCGACCGGTCCGCCACCGGCCGGTTCGGCTACGAGTCCGGCTACGACGCGCAGACCATGGCGAAGTTCTTCGCCGAGCGCGGGGGCGACCCGGACCGCCGGGGGAAGCGTGACCCGCTGGACGCGCTGCTGTGGCGCTGTGCCCGCCCCGGCGAGCCGTCCTGGGAGTCGGAGCTCGGTCCCGGCCGGCCCGGCTGGCACATCGAGTGCAGCGCCATCGCGGTGAACCGGCTCGGCATGGGCTTCGACGTGCAGGGCGGCGGTTCGGACCTGATCTTCCCGCACCACGAGTACAGCGCGGCGCACGCCGAGGCCCTCTCGGGTGAGCACCCGTTCGCCCGGCACTACGTGCACGGCGGCATGATCGGCCTCAACGGCGAGAAGATGTCGAAGTCCCGGGGCAACCTGGTGTTCGTGTCGCGGTTGCGGGCCGACGGGGTCAATCCGAACGCGATCCGGCTCGCGCTGTTCGCCGGCCACTACCGCAGCGACCGCTCGTGGACCGACGACCTGCTCACCACCGCGCAGGAGCGGCTCGCGCGCTGGCGGGAGGCGGTGGCGCTGCCGTCCGGGCCGGAGGCCGACGACACCATTGCCCGCCTGCGCGACCACCTGGCCGACGACCTGGACACGGTCAACGCCATGCGGGCGGTCGACGCGTGGGCCGACGAGGCGATCCGCCAGGGCGGGCGCGACACGGGCGCGCCCGCCCTGATCCGCGTCGCGGTGGACGCGCTGCTCGGCGTCGAGCTCTGA
- a CDS encoding pentapeptide repeat-containing protein, which yields MEFRDVAGRKIRLPSLDRAELVAGAPGLRGEFDLTRVAITGSTSAGVTGEGSIAESVLSNLDLSGSRLAPLELSNVHLVDTELSNATLPATTARRVHVEASRGIGLHLVFRQASDVLAEGCRFDYATIELERVKQAVVFQGCSFREAMFLGDLSTVAFVECDLEGAEFAVRRAADCDLRSSNLRAVRGLRTLAGAKISTEQAVAIAVGLATQTGLVVEDQPAGTAPFPPGGTRHPGAT from the coding sequence ATGGAGTTCCGCGATGTGGCCGGCCGCAAGATCCGGCTTCCGTCCCTCGATCGTGCCGAACTGGTAGCGGGCGCCCCGGGACTGCGCGGCGAGTTCGACCTGACGCGGGTCGCCATCACCGGCAGTACCTCTGCCGGGGTGACCGGCGAGGGGTCGATCGCGGAATCGGTCCTGTCGAACCTCGACCTGTCGGGAAGCCGGCTCGCGCCCCTGGAACTGTCCAACGTGCACCTGGTCGACACCGAGCTGTCCAACGCCACCCTGCCGGCGACGACGGCGCGCCGCGTCCACGTCGAGGCGAGCCGGGGCATCGGGTTGCACCTGGTGTTCCGGCAGGCGAGCGACGTCCTCGCCGAGGGGTGCCGCTTCGACTACGCCACGATCGAGCTGGAGCGGGTGAAGCAGGCCGTGGTCTTCCAGGGCTGCTCGTTCCGGGAAGCGATGTTCCTGGGCGACCTGTCCACGGTCGCCTTCGTGGAGTGCGACCTGGAGGGCGCCGAGTTCGCCGTTCGCCGTGCCGCGGACTGCGACCTGCGCTCCTCGAACCTCCGCGCGGTGCGCGGACTGCGCACCCTGGCCGGTGCGAAGATCAGCACCGAGCAGGCCGTCGCGATCGCGGTCGGCCTGGCGACCCAGACCGGCCTGGTCGTCGAGGACCAGCCGGCCGGGACGGCGCCGTTCCCACCGGGCGGGACGCGGCACCCCGGCGCCACCTAG
- a CDS encoding GH25 family lysozyme yields the protein MATKVIFRMVAVLAALAGVLVPVAASAQPAGPVAGFDISASQGVPDFAAAKAAGAGFVFVKDTAGVGYANPNYLAQFRGAKAAGLYRSAYHYARPDKSTGAQQAAYLHTHDGKWFADGMTLPPTLDLEDTPNTPPCYAMAPADMVAWIRDFSTELTRRTGHTPIIYTTTRWWQACTGDSHDFAADHVLWLARYNTSMGAVPGGWTAKFWQSAVTGPLPGNQDTFFGTLAELRSLTAS from the coding sequence GTGGCAACGAAAGTGATCTTCCGGATGGTGGCGGTACTGGCCGCGCTCGCGGGCGTGCTCGTGCCCGTGGCCGCGTCCGCACAACCCGCGGGGCCGGTCGCCGGGTTCGACATCAGCGCCTCGCAGGGGGTGCCGGACTTCGCCGCGGCCAAGGCGGCCGGGGCGGGATTCGTGTTCGTCAAGGACACCGCCGGCGTCGGGTACGCCAACCCGAACTACCTCGCGCAGTTCCGCGGCGCCAAGGCCGCCGGGCTGTACCGGTCGGCGTACCACTACGCGCGGCCGGACAAGAGCACCGGCGCACAGCAGGCTGCGTACCTGCACACGCACGACGGCAAGTGGTTCGCCGACGGCATGACCCTGCCGCCGACGCTGGACCTGGAGGACACCCCGAACACGCCGCCGTGCTACGCGATGGCGCCGGCCGACATGGTCGCCTGGATCCGCGACTTCAGCACCGAACTGACGCGGCGCACCGGGCACACGCCGATCATCTACACCACGACGCGCTGGTGGCAGGCGTGCACCGGCGACAGCCACGACTTCGCCGCCGACCACGTCCTCTGGCTGGCCCGGTACAACACCTCGATGGGCGCGGTGCCCGGCGGCTGGACGGCGAAGTTCTGGCAGTCCGCGGTCACCGGCCCGCTGCCCGGCAACCAGGACACGTTCTTCGGCACCCTCGCCGAACTCCGATCGCTCACGGCCTCCTGA
- a CDS encoding helix-turn-helix transcriptional regulator → MAHQVSGRRGQVLRAIREAGPVGVAELARRLALHPNSVRFHLDQLVADELVERVPGAARGPGRPAAEYRVPPVTARGRDRRYEVLAEILLTGGLDGPEGAGAAWGRRLPERPGTPAQVVRLLDGLGFAPEPGGDPHRVRLRHCPFHELAARHRDAVCAVHLGMLSGALEGGPLRARQLLPFAEPDACVLELEELRD, encoded by the coding sequence ATGGCGCACCAGGTGTCCGGACGGCGTGGGCAGGTGCTGCGCGCGATCCGCGAGGCGGGACCGGTGGGCGTCGCGGAGCTGGCCCGGCGGCTCGCGCTGCACCCCAACAGCGTCCGGTTCCACCTGGACCAGCTGGTCGCCGACGAACTGGTCGAACGCGTCCCGGGAGCGGCCCGCGGCCCGGGCCGGCCCGCGGCGGAGTACCGCGTGCCCCCGGTCACCGCCCGGGGCCGGGACCGCCGCTACGAGGTGCTGGCGGAGATCCTGCTCACCGGCGGGCTCGACGGCCCGGAGGGGGCGGGCGCGGCGTGGGGGCGCCGCCTCCCGGAGCGCCCCGGCACGCCCGCACAGGTGGTGCGGCTGCTCGACGGCCTGGGTTTCGCGCCCGAGCCCGGCGGCGACCCGCACCGCGTGCGGCTGCGGCACTGCCCGTTCCACGAGCTCGCTGCCCGGCACCGCGACGCGGTGTGCGCGGTGCACCTCGGCATGCTCAGTGGTGCCCTGGAGGGCGGCCCGCTGCGGGCGAGGCAGCTGCTCCCGTTCGCCGAACCGGACGCCTGCGTCCTGGAACTGGAGGAACTGCGTGACTGA
- a CDS encoding cupin domain-containing protein translates to MREHTPSEAVPANLREIAATGAAGILWRLREEGRQLDANLVRLAAGERIDQHAEPDLDVLLVVVSGAGTLTTGDGAVGLTPGALAWLAHGRARAVEAGPEGLSYLTVHRRRPGLRIGFRS, encoded by the coding sequence TTGCGCGAACACACCCCGAGCGAAGCCGTCCCCGCGAACCTGCGGGAGATCGCCGCCACGGGCGCGGCCGGCATCCTGTGGCGGCTGCGCGAGGAGGGCCGCCAGCTCGACGCGAACCTCGTGCGCCTGGCGGCCGGTGAGCGGATCGACCAGCACGCCGAGCCGGATCTGGACGTGCTGCTCGTCGTCGTGTCCGGCGCGGGGACCCTGACCACCGGTGACGGCGCTGTCGGCCTCACCCCCGGCGCCCTGGCCTGGCTGGCGCACGGCCGGGCCAGGGCCGTCGAGGCCGGCCCGGAGGGCCTGTCCTACCTGACCGTGCACCGGCGCCGGCCGGGCCTGCGGATCGGCTTCCGCAGCTGA
- a CDS encoding vWA domain-containing protein translates to MTTAPGSWSYGPWHEGPDPLAPPVDLREALDEIGREVMDGASPRSALEELLRRGTPNTRGLDEMTRRLWQRRAEIQRRHRLDGTLQEVRRLLDEALDAERRALFPDPSDDARFAEAQLDALPPGTAAAVRELSEYPWRSADAREKYDQIRDLLGREMLDARFEGMKEALQSTSPEDVERVHQMLADLNALLDAHARDVDDLDERFAEFMRRHGEFFPENPRNVDELIDALAARAAAAQRMLNSMSAEQRAELAELAQQAFGDPRIGQQLAGLDARLQALRPGEDWTSSARFRGQDPLGLGEGAQAMADLAELDALAEQLAQSYPGARLEDIDLEALERQLGPDAGVDARRLSELERELRSQGLFERAPDGSLRLTPKALRRLGETALSDIVHSLRGRTGERQTESAGAAGEPTGASRPWQFGDREPWEVSRTVRNAVLRTATTGGGRVRLDVSDVEVVETELRSRAAVALCVDTSWSMVSEGRWLPMKRTALALHQLISTRFRNDALQLITFGRYAASVDLPELVGLEGAWEQGTNAHHALLLAGRHLRRHPDAQPVVLMVTDGEPTAHLEADGTAQFDYPPQPRTLVKTLSEVDRLAKMGASVSVFRLGDEPRLAAFVDLIARRSGGRVVAPDVDGLGAAVISDYLRTRRR, encoded by the coding sequence GTGACCACCGCACCGGGCAGCTGGTCCTACGGACCGTGGCACGAGGGGCCGGACCCACTGGCACCCCCGGTCGACCTGCGCGAGGCGCTGGACGAGATCGGCCGCGAGGTGATGGACGGCGCCTCGCCGCGCTCGGCGCTGGAGGAGCTGCTGCGCCGCGGCACACCGAACACCCGCGGGCTGGACGAGATGACGCGGCGCCTGTGGCAGCGCCGGGCCGAGATCCAGCGGCGGCACCGGCTCGACGGCACCCTGCAGGAGGTGCGGCGCCTGCTCGACGAGGCGCTCGACGCCGAGCGGCGGGCGCTGTTCCCCGACCCGTCGGACGACGCCCGCTTCGCCGAGGCCCAGCTGGACGCCCTGCCGCCGGGCACCGCCGCCGCGGTGCGCGAGCTGTCCGAATACCCGTGGCGGTCGGCCGACGCCCGCGAGAAGTACGACCAGATCCGCGACCTGCTCGGCCGCGAGATGCTCGACGCCCGCTTCGAAGGCATGAAGGAGGCGCTGCAGAGCACCAGCCCGGAGGACGTCGAACGCGTCCACCAGATGCTGGCCGACCTCAACGCCCTCCTCGACGCGCACGCCCGGGACGTGGACGATCTCGACGAGCGGTTCGCCGAGTTCATGCGCCGGCACGGCGAGTTCTTCCCGGAGAACCCGCGCAACGTGGACGAGCTGATCGACGCGCTGGCCGCCCGGGCGGCGGCGGCCCAGCGGATGCTCAACTCGATGTCGGCCGAGCAGCGCGCGGAGCTGGCCGAGCTGGCCCAGCAGGCGTTCGGGGACCCGCGCATCGGGCAGCAGCTGGCCGGCCTGGACGCCCGGCTGCAGGCGCTGCGACCGGGGGAGGACTGGACGTCCTCGGCCCGCTTCCGCGGACAGGACCCGCTGGGCCTGGGCGAGGGTGCCCAGGCGATGGCGGACCTGGCCGAGCTGGACGCGCTCGCCGAGCAGCTGGCCCAGTCCTACCCCGGCGCCCGGCTGGAGGACATCGACCTGGAGGCGCTGGAACGCCAGCTCGGGCCGGACGCGGGCGTGGACGCGCGGCGACTGTCCGAACTGGAGCGGGAACTGCGGTCGCAGGGCCTGTTCGAACGCGCGCCGGACGGTTCGCTCCGGCTCACGCCGAAGGCGTTGCGGCGCCTGGGGGAGACGGCGCTGTCGGACATCGTGCACTCGCTGCGCGGCAGGACCGGTGAGCGGCAGACCGAGTCCGCCGGTGCGGCGGGCGAGCCGACCGGGGCGAGCCGGCCGTGGCAGTTCGGCGACCGGGAGCCGTGGGAGGTCTCGCGCACGGTCCGCAACGCCGTACTGCGGACCGCCACCACCGGCGGTGGCCGGGTGCGCCTGGACGTGTCCGATGTGGAGGTGGTGGAGACCGAGCTGCGGTCCCGCGCCGCGGTCGCGCTGTGCGTGGACACGTCGTGGTCGATGGTGTCCGAGGGGCGCTGGCTGCCGATGAAGCGCACCGCCCTGGCGCTGCACCAGTTGATCTCCACCCGGTTCCGCAACGACGCGCTGCAGCTGATCACTTTCGGCCGGTACGCCGCCTCGGTGGATCTGCCCGAGCTGGTCGGGCTGGAGGGCGCGTGGGAGCAGGGCACCAACGCCCACCACGCGCTGCTGCTGGCCGGGCGGCACCTGCGGCGGCACCCGGATGCGCAGCCGGTGGTGCTGATGGTCACCGACGGCGAGCCCACCGCGCACCTGGAAGCGGACGGCACGGCGCAATTCGACTATCCGCCGCAGCCGCGCACGCTGGTCAAGACGCTGTCCGAAGTGGACCGCCTGGCGAAGATGGGCGCGTCGGTGTCGGTGTTCCGGCTGGGCGACGAGCCGCGGCTGGCGGCGTTCGTGGACCTGATCGCGCGGCGCTCCGGCGGGCGCGTGGTGGCGCCCGATGTGGACGGTCTCGGCGCCGCGGTGATCAGCGACTACCTGCGCACGCGGCGCCGCTGA
- a CDS encoding ATP-binding protein, with protein MTPAPENLPRTAGELRAAGYQPRGIKTEIHDNLLAALRAGRNPWPGIVGFDRTVLPQFERALLAGHDVVLLGERGQGKTRLLRTLAGLLDEWTPVIEGSELAEHPLEPITPVSRRRAAELGDDLPVAWLHRDDRYTEKLATPDTSVGDLIGDVDPVKVAEGRSLGDPETIHFGLVPRAHRGIVAINELPDLAERIQVALLNVMEERDIQIRGYTLRLPLDVLLVATANPEDYTNRGRIITPLKDRFGAEIRTHYPLTVAAEVDVVRQEADLVAEVGEPLLEVLARFVRNLRESTVVDQRSGVSARFAVAAAETVAAAALRRAALTGEHPAVARPVDLEAVPAVLRGKIEFEPGEEGRETEHLVHLLRRAVAETARERFGGLNLRPLVEAVADGHLVATGERVPGADVLAALPELPVLHEVAARAGVSATDEPGRIAAAVELALESLYLARQLAKDSDDATTVYGP; from the coding sequence GTGACACCCGCACCCGAGAACCTTCCGCGCACCGCGGGGGAGCTGCGCGCCGCCGGGTACCAGCCGCGCGGCATCAAGACCGAGATCCACGACAACCTGCTCGCCGCCCTGCGCGCGGGCCGGAACCCGTGGCCGGGCATCGTCGGGTTCGACCGGACCGTGCTGCCCCAGTTCGAACGCGCCCTGCTGGCCGGCCACGACGTGGTGCTGCTCGGCGAGCGCGGGCAGGGCAAGACCCGCCTGCTGCGCACGCTGGCCGGGCTGCTCGACGAGTGGACGCCGGTGATCGAGGGTTCCGAGCTGGCCGAGCACCCGCTGGAGCCGATCACGCCGGTCTCGCGGCGCCGCGCTGCCGAACTGGGCGACGACCTGCCCGTGGCGTGGCTGCACCGCGACGACCGCTACACCGAGAAGCTGGCCACGCCGGACACCTCGGTGGGCGACCTGATCGGTGACGTCGACCCGGTGAAGGTCGCCGAAGGCCGCAGCCTGGGCGACCCGGAGACCATCCACTTCGGACTCGTGCCCCGCGCGCACCGCGGCATCGTGGCCATCAACGAGCTGCCCGACCTCGCCGAGCGCATCCAGGTGGCGCTGCTCAACGTGATGGAGGAGCGGGACATCCAGATCCGCGGCTACACGCTGCGGCTGCCGCTGGACGTGCTGCTCGTGGCCACCGCGAACCCGGAGGACTACACCAACCGCGGGCGGATCATCACCCCGCTCAAGGACCGCTTCGGTGCCGAGATCCGCACGCACTACCCGCTGACCGTGGCTGCCGAGGTGGACGTGGTGCGCCAGGAGGCGGATCTGGTGGCCGAGGTCGGCGAACCGCTGCTGGAGGTGCTGGCCCGGTTCGTGCGCAACCTGCGTGAGTCCACCGTGGTGGACCAGCGCTCCGGGGTGTCGGCCCGGTTCGCCGTCGCCGCCGCCGAGACGGTGGCGGCTGCCGCGTTGCGCCGCGCCGCCCTGACCGGTGAGCACCCCGCGGTCGCCCGCCCGGTCGACCTGGAGGCCGTGCCCGCGGTGTTGCGCGGCAAGATCGAGTTCGAGCCGGGCGAGGAGGGCCGCGAGACCGAGCACCTGGTGCACCTGCTGCGCCGGGCGGTCGCCGAGACCGCCCGCGAGCGGTTCGGCGGCCTCAACCTGCGCCCGCTGGTCGAGGCGGTGGCGGACGGGCACCTGGTCGCCACCGGCGAACGCGTGCCGGGCGCCGATGTGCTCGCCGCGCTGCCCGAGTTGCCGGTGCTGCACGAGGTCGCCGCGCGGGCCGGGGTGTCGGCCACCGACGAGCCCGGCCGGATCGCGGCGGCCGTCGAGCTGGCTCTGGAGTCGCTGTACCTGGCCCGGCAGCTGGCCAAGGACTCCGACGACGCGACCACGGTGTACGGGCCGTGA
- a CDS encoding ferrochelatase translates to MGYDALLWLSFGGPEGPDDVMPFLENVTRGRGVPRERLLEVAEHYQHFGGVSPINRLNREAIAAVEKELAAQGVDLPVYFGNRNWAPMVEDTLARMRADGVRRALVFPTSAYGGYSACRQYDEDIERARAAVGEGAPELVKLRQFFDHPLFVGAFADAVRAGLAQVPGARVVFTAHSVPDSADRAAGPPSEGGRRYSRQIHEAARLVAAQAGVAEYDVVWQSRSGPPQVPWLEPDIVDHLDALHSRGVTGVVVCPVGFVSDHLEVVWDLDNEAAERAAEHGMGFARAATPNGDPRFAELVVELVREHLTGAPVRKLSDFPLAGCTANGAPCAVGCCEPLRRPART, encoded by the coding sequence GTGGGTTACGACGCGCTGCTGTGGCTGTCCTTCGGCGGTCCGGAAGGACCGGACGACGTCATGCCGTTCCTGGAGAACGTGACCCGGGGGCGGGGGGTGCCGCGCGAACGGCTCCTCGAGGTCGCCGAGCACTACCAGCACTTCGGTGGCGTGTCGCCGATCAACCGGCTCAACCGCGAGGCGATCGCGGCGGTGGAGAAGGAACTCGCGGCGCAGGGCGTCGACCTGCCGGTGTACTTCGGCAACCGCAACTGGGCACCGATGGTCGAGGACACTCTCGCGCGGATGCGGGCCGACGGGGTGCGCCGGGCGCTGGTGTTCCCGACCAGCGCCTACGGTGGCTACTCGGCGTGCCGCCAGTACGACGAGGACATCGAACGCGCCCGCGCCGCCGTCGGCGAGGGCGCGCCGGAACTGGTGAAGCTGCGGCAGTTCTTCGATCACCCGCTGTTCGTCGGCGCCTTCGCCGACGCCGTGCGGGCCGGGCTGGCGCAGGTGCCCGGTGCGCGGGTCGTGTTCACCGCGCACTCGGTGCCCGACAGCGCGGACCGGGCCGCCGGACCGCCGTCCGAGGGCGGCCGGCGGTACTCGCGGCAGATCCACGAGGCCGCGCGCCTGGTGGCCGCGCAGGCCGGGGTGGCCGAGTACGACGTGGTGTGGCAGTCCCGGTCCGGGCCACCGCAGGTGCCGTGGCTGGAGCCGGACATCGTCGACCACCTCGACGCCCTGCATTCCCGGGGCGTCACCGGGGTCGTGGTGTGCCCGGTGGGGTTCGTGTCCGATCACCTCGAGGTGGTCTGGGACCTGGACAACGAGGCCGCCGAACGCGCCGCGGAGCACGGCATGGGATTCGCCCGCGCGGCGACACCCAACGGTGACCCGCGATTCGCGGAGCTGGTGGTGGAGCTGGTGCGCGAGCACCTGACCGGCGCACCGGTGCGGAAGCTGTCGGACTTCCCGCTCGCCGGGTGCACGGCGAACGGCGCGCCGTGCGCGGTGGGGTGCTGCGAGCCGCTGCGCCGCCCGGCCCGCACCTGA
- the fabI gene encoding enoyl-ACP reductase FabI → MAGLLEGKRLLITGVITDGSIAFHAAKAAQEQGAQVVLTGFGRLSLVERIAKRLPQEAPVIELDVQNAEHLDTLSDRVREHTDGLDGVLHSIGFAPQSCLGAPFLDAPKEDVSVAVEVSAYSFMSLTKALLPLLSRGASVVGMDFDARVAWPAYNWMGVAKAALESVNRYLARDLGPRGIRVNLVAAGPVKTMAAKSIPGFGELEGGWGDRAPLGWDAEDPTPVAKTICAVLSDWLPATTGSMIMVDGGVHALGQ, encoded by the coding sequence GTGGCCGGACTTCTCGAAGGCAAGCGGCTGCTGATCACCGGCGTGATCACCGACGGCTCGATCGCGTTCCACGCGGCGAAGGCCGCGCAGGAGCAGGGCGCGCAGGTCGTGCTCACCGGTTTCGGCCGGCTCTCGCTGGTGGAGCGCATCGCCAAGCGCCTGCCGCAGGAGGCGCCGGTGATCGAGCTGGACGTGCAGAACGCCGAGCACCTGGACACGCTGTCCGACCGGGTGCGTGAGCACACCGACGGACTGGACGGGGTGCTGCACTCGATCGGCTTCGCGCCGCAGTCCTGCCTGGGCGCGCCGTTCCTGGACGCCCCCAAGGAGGACGTCTCGGTCGCCGTCGAGGTCTCGGCGTACTCGTTCATGTCGCTGACCAAGGCGCTGCTGCCGCTGCTGTCGCGGGGCGCCTCGGTGGTGGGCATGGACTTCGACGCGCGCGTGGCGTGGCCGGCCTACAACTGGATGGGCGTGGCGAAGGCGGCGCTGGAGTCGGTCAACCGCTACCTGGCGCGCGACCTGGGGCCCCGGGGCATCCGGGTGAACCTGGTCGCGGCCGGCCCGGTCAAGACCATGGCCGCCAAGTCCATCCCGGGCTTCGGCGAGCTGGAGGGCGGCTGGGGCGACCGCGCGCCGCTGGGCTGGGACGCCGAGGACCCGACGCCGGTGGCGAAGACGATCTGCGCCGTCCTGTCGGACTGGCTGCCCGCCACCACCGGTTCGATGATCATGGTCGACGGCGGGGTGCACGCGCTGGGACAGTGA